A single region of the Massilia sp. erpn genome encodes:
- the argC gene encoding N-acetyl-gamma-glutamyl-phosphate reductase, with translation MIKVGIVGGTGYTGVELLRLLALHPEVELTAITSRKEDGLPVADLYPSLRGRVNLAFSAPDKADLSQCDVVFFATPHGVAMAQAPALLAAGVKVIDLAADFRIKDRAVFESTYKIEHTAPALLEQAVYGLPELNRDDIAAAQLIANPGCYPTTMQLGFVPLLKAGWIDASHLIADCKSGVSGAGRKAEIGILFSESSDNFKAYGVGGHRHTPETAAQLQRYTEQQVGLIFTPHLVPMIRGMHSTLYARLTREVSNEELQQLFEDAYREQPFVDVLPFGAHPETRSTRGANVLRLALHRHGDTVIILVVQDNLVKGASGQAVQCMNLMFGLEEGLGLQTIALMP, from the coding sequence ATGATCAAAGTTGGCATCGTCGGCGGCACCGGTTACACCGGAGTGGAACTGCTGCGATTGTTGGCCCTCCACCCCGAAGTCGAACTGACCGCGATCACTTCGCGCAAGGAAGACGGCTTGCCGGTGGCCGATCTGTATCCCTCCCTGCGCGGCCGCGTCAACCTGGCGTTCTCGGCGCCGGACAAGGCCGACCTGAGCCAGTGCGACGTGGTGTTCTTCGCCACCCCGCACGGCGTGGCCATGGCCCAGGCGCCGGCCCTGCTGGCGGCCGGCGTCAAGGTGATCGACCTGGCGGCCGATTTCCGCATCAAGGACCGCGCCGTGTTCGAAAGCACCTACAAGATCGAGCACACGGCGCCCGCGCTGCTGGAGCAGGCTGTTTATGGCCTGCCTGAGCTGAACCGCGACGACATCGCCGCCGCCCAGCTGATCGCCAATCCCGGCTGCTACCCGACCACCATGCAGCTGGGCTTCGTGCCCCTGCTGAAAGCCGGCTGGATCGATGCCAGCCACCTGATCGCCGACTGCAAATCGGGCGTCTCGGGCGCCGGCCGCAAGGCCGAGATCGGCATCCTGTTCTCGGAATCGTCCGACAACTTCAAGGCCTATGGCGTGGGCGGCCACCGCCACACGCCGGAAACGGCGGCCCAGCTGCAGCGCTACACCGAGCAGCAGGTCGGCCTGATCTTCACGCCCCATCTGGTGCCGATGATCCGCGGCATGCACTCGACCCTGTACGCGCGCCTGACGCGCGAGGTCAGCAATGAAGAATTGCAGCAACTGTTCGAAGACGCTTACCGCGAGCAACCGTTTGTCGACGTGCTGCCGTTTGGCGCGCACCCGGAAACGCGCAGCACGCGCGGCGCCAATGTGCTGCGCCTGGCGCTGCACCGCCACGGTGATACCGTGATCATCTTGGTTGTTCAGGACAATCTGGTGAAGGGCGCGTCGGGCCAGGCCGTGCAGTGCATGAACCTGATGTTCGGCCTGGAAGAAGGTCTGGGCTTGCAGACGATTGCCCTGATGCCTTGA
- the rpsI gene encoding 30S ribosomal protein S9, whose amino-acid sequence MIGNYNYGTGRRKSAVARVFIKVGTGQIIVNGKPAAEYFSRETGLMVIRQPLELTGNVERFDIKVNVHGGGESGQAGAVRHGITRALIDYDAGLKGDLARAGFVTRDAREVERKKVGLRKARRAKQFSKR is encoded by the coding sequence ATGATCGGTAACTACAACTACGGCACCGGCCGTCGCAAGAGTGCAGTGGCTCGCGTGTTCATCAAGGTCGGCACCGGCCAGATCATCGTGAACGGCAAGCCAGCCGCGGAATACTTCTCCCGTGAAACCGGCCTGATGGTGATCCGTCAGCCGCTGGAACTGACCGGCAACGTTGAGCGTTTCGACATCAAAGTCAACGTGCACGGCGGCGGCGAGTCCGGCCAGGCAGGTGCTGTGCGCCACGGCATCACCCGCGCCCTGATCGACTACGATGCAGGCCTGAAGGGCGATCTGGCCCGCGCCGGCTTCGTCACCCGCGATGCGCGTGAAGTCGAACGTAAAAAAGTTGGTCTGCGCAAAGCACGTCGCGCAAAACAATTCTCGAAGCGTTAA
- the rplM gene encoding 50S ribosomal protein L13: protein MKTFSAKGHEVQRDWFVIDATDKVLGRVASEVARRLRGKHKPEFTPHVDTGDFIVVVNAGKLRVTGTKATEKTYYRHSGYPGGIYETNFLKMQQRFPGRALEKAVKGMLPKGPLGYAMIKKLKVYAEGSHPHAAQQPKALEF, encoded by the coding sequence GACTGGTTCGTGATTGACGCGACGGACAAAGTCCTCGGACGTGTTGCCAGCGAAGTGGCACGCCGACTGCGCGGCAAACATAAGCCAGAATTTACTCCTCACGTTGACACCGGCGACTTCATCGTTGTCGTGAACGCAGGCAAACTGCGCGTGACCGGCACCAAAGCCACCGAGAAGACCTACTACCGTCACTCGGGCTATCCAGGCGGCATCTACGAGACCAACTTCCTGAAAATGCAACAGCGTTTCCCAGGCCGTGCTCTGGAAAAAGCCGTCAAAGGCATGCTGCCAAAAGGCCCACTGGGCTACGCAATGATCAAGAAGCTGAAAGTGTACGCCGAAGGTTCGCACCCGCACGCTGCCCAGCAACCTAAAGCACTCGAATTCTAA
- the erpA gene encoding iron-sulfur cluster insertion protein ErpA: protein MSAVAEAQDVIPSPIIFTDAAAEKVAQLIEEEGNPDLKLRVFVQGGGCSGFQYGFTFDEIVNEDDTTMVKNGVQLLIDSMSYQYLVGAEIDYKDDLEGAQFVIKNPGASSTCGCGSSFSV, encoded by the coding sequence ATGAGTGCAGTAGCCGAAGCCCAAGACGTCATCCCGTCGCCCATCATCTTCACCGACGCCGCCGCCGAAAAAGTGGCGCAGCTGATCGAAGAAGAAGGCAATCCGGACTTGAAACTGCGCGTATTCGTGCAAGGGGGCGGCTGTTCCGGCTTCCAGTACGGCTTCACCTTTGACGAGATCGTCAATGAAGACGACACGACGATGGTCAAGAACGGCGTGCAATTGCTGATCGACTCGATGAGCTACCAATACCTGGTCGGCGCCGAGATCGACTACAAGGATGACCTCGAAGGCGCCCAGTTCGTCATCAAGAATCCCGGCGCCAGCTCGACCTGCGGCTGCGGCTCCTCGTTCTCCGTCTAA